One stretch of Nocardia mangyaensis DNA includes these proteins:
- a CDS encoding RluA family pseudouridine synthase, translated as MDLDWQSVREQYTVFADDAVVALNKPAGISVTGERHDTDLVEVAQAAGTQAYPVHRIDKVTSGLVLLATDLAAHGQLTRQFTKQTVRKAYLAIVSGADLPDRGELDLPLSVGRKNRVRIAAPREAIRREDARWFVEDADLLPTKNYPSLTRFSTVTRRDDHALLALEPVTGRRHQIRVQLAWIGHPILGDPLFDRTATHPRTHLHSWKLRLDADWLTPPVLDLEATPDPAFWAPLTDDAGECAELLHTATQQLGDFWTS; from the coding sequence GTGGACTTGGACTGGCAGAGCGTGCGCGAGCAATACACCGTGTTCGCCGATGACGCGGTGGTGGCGTTGAACAAGCCTGCCGGAATCTCGGTCACCGGGGAGCGGCACGATACGGATCTGGTCGAGGTGGCGCAGGCGGCGGGGACGCAGGCGTATCCGGTGCACCGGATCGACAAGGTCACCTCCGGGCTGGTGCTGCTGGCCACCGACCTGGCCGCACACGGGCAGTTGACCAGGCAGTTCACCAAGCAGACCGTGCGCAAGGCGTATCTGGCGATCGTGTCGGGGGCGGATCTGCCCGATCGGGGTGAGCTGGATCTGCCGTTGAGTGTCGGGCGCAAGAACCGGGTGCGGATCGCCGCACCGCGCGAGGCGATCCGGCGCGAGGACGCGCGCTGGTTCGTCGAGGACGCCGACCTGCTCCCCACGAAGAACTACCCCTCGCTGACCAGGTTCAGCACCGTCACCCGTCGCGACGACCACGCCTTGCTCGCCCTGGAGCCGGTCACCGGGCGCCGCCACCAGATCCGGGTGCAACTCGCCTGGATCGGCCACCCGATCCTCGGCGACCCGCTCTTCGACCGCACCGCCACCCACCCCCGCACCCACCTGCACTCCTGGAAACTGCGCCTCGACGCCGACTGGCTCACCCCACCCGTGCTCGATCTCGAGGCGACCCCGGACCCGGCCTTCTGGGCACCACTCACCGACGACGCCGGCGAGTGCGCGGAACTTCTCCACACCGCCACACAACAGCTCGGTGACTTCTGGACCAGCTGA
- a CDS encoding DUF4333 domain-containing protein: protein MFSSLAARPIRSRILVATLSVPLSLALFGCSASFSIGGPDYEALEKEIAAELDKSYESISRTVDSVECPRPDEKPKAGETFLCDATVDGKVVRVEVTVEDDEDKVRFETIDVAFDLADTGSRLTADVSDKVGFPVTVDCGEGLEVVPVGGTFTCTAFDDNGDSALVEMTAGPEGSSNWKLVE, encoded by the coding sequence GTGTTCTCTTCCCTCGCGGCCCGCCCGATCCGATCGCGGATCCTGGTTGCCACCCTGTCGGTTCCCTTGTCGCTGGCCCTGTTCGGGTGCAGCGCCTCGTTCTCGATCGGCGGGCCCGACTACGAGGCGCTCGAGAAGGAGATCGCCGCCGAACTCGACAAGTCCTACGAGTCGATCTCGCGCACGGTCGACTCGGTCGAGTGCCCGCGTCCCGACGAGAAGCCGAAGGCCGGGGAGACGTTCCTGTGTGACGCCACGGTCGACGGCAAGGTCGTGCGCGTCGAGGTGACGGTGGAAGACGACGAGGACAAGGTGCGGTTCGAGACCATCGACGTGGCCTTCGACCTCGCCGACACCGGAAGCAGGCTCACCGCCGACGTGTCCGACAAGGTCGGCTTCCCGGTGACGGTCGACTGCGGCGAAGGCCTCGAAGTCGTTCCGGTAGGCGGCACTTTCACCTGCACGGCCTTCGATGACAACGGCGATTCGGCGCTCGTCGAGATGACCGCGGGCCCCGAGGGCTCGAGCAACTGGAAACTGGTCGAATAG
- a CDS encoding adenylate/guanylate cyclase domain-containing protein, whose amino-acid sequence MSDAEMTELVQRSVEEALLGGPRRFTRTQVAEQSGVPEAESRRLWTALGFPANSDEEVDYTQLDITSVTNFRNMKVVAAADIRQQAAAARTIGQGMARLAEWQADLVLAEIKARAAAGDPAIPLDERVRVATESTMASIEQLQSYVWRRHLAAAAARSTDVPGDGSTRTLAVGFADMVGFTRLTRHLHPDELSTLLEAFESTTTSAITDNGGWVIKNVGDEVMFAAETAADAARISLSIQESTMLVGGTPELRVAFAYGEVLQRLGDLYGSVVNIAARLTGVARPGNVLIDDGAAEALDEHPEFAIRHLRSVRVRGFNRLRPHRLRRA is encoded by the coding sequence ATGTCGGACGCCGAAATGACCGAGTTGGTGCAGCGCAGCGTCGAGGAGGCCCTCCTCGGTGGGCCGCGTCGCTTTACCAGGACGCAGGTCGCCGAACAGTCGGGTGTGCCGGAGGCGGAATCGCGGCGGCTGTGGACGGCGCTGGGGTTTCCGGCCAACTCCGACGAGGAGGTCGACTACACCCAGCTCGACATCACCTCGGTCACCAACTTCCGCAACATGAAAGTCGTTGCCGCCGCCGATATCCGGCAGCAGGCGGCGGCCGCGCGGACCATCGGCCAGGGCATGGCACGACTGGCCGAATGGCAGGCCGATCTGGTGCTGGCCGAGATCAAGGCGCGGGCGGCGGCGGGTGATCCGGCGATTCCGCTCGATGAGCGGGTCAGGGTGGCCACCGAATCGACCATGGCCAGTATCGAACAGCTGCAGTCGTATGTGTGGCGCAGGCATCTGGCGGCCGCGGCAGCCCGGTCCACCGACGTGCCCGGGGACGGGTCGACGCGGACACTGGCGGTCGGATTCGCCGACATGGTCGGCTTCACCCGGCTCACCCGGCACCTGCATCCCGACGAATTGTCCACGCTGCTGGAGGCTTTCGAGTCCACCACCACCTCAGCCATCACCGACAACGGCGGCTGGGTGATCAAGAACGTGGGCGATGAGGTGATGTTCGCCGCCGAGACCGCGGCCGACGCGGCCCGCATCTCGCTGTCCATCCAGGAGTCGACCATGCTGGTCGGGGGCACCCCGGAGCTCCGTGTGGCCTTCGCCTACGGCGAGGTCCTGCAACGCCTCGGTGACCTCTACGGCTCGGTCGTCAACATCGCCGCCCGTCTCACCGGCGTCGCCCGCCCCGGCAACGTCCTCATCGACGACGGCGCCGCGGAGGCACTGGACGAACACCCCGAATTCGCCATCCGCCACCTGCGCAGTGTCCGAGTCCGCGGCTTCAACCGCCTTCGCCCCCACCGCCTCCGGCGGGCCTGA
- a CDS encoding GAP family protein: MGSVIGDLLPLAVGVAISPIPIVAAILMILSKNAGGAAKGFAAGWVGGILVVTVVVTLLSGLLGSTESEPSVVVSWIKIVLGALLVLLAFEQWQSRSDTSVPGWMQAIDTLTVVKAAGLGALLSAVNPKNLLLCVSAGLAIGAGGLTAGGDIVAIVVFTLLASTTVLAVVIGYAVAADRLGPTLDSARQWLQANNHAVMAIVLLVMGAVVIGKGVGGI, from the coding sequence ATGGGCTCAGTCATCGGTGATCTGCTTCCCCTGGCGGTGGGTGTGGCGATCTCGCCGATCCCGATCGTCGCCGCCATTCTCATGATCCTGTCCAAGAACGCGGGCGGTGCGGCGAAGGGTTTCGCCGCGGGCTGGGTGGGCGGCATCCTGGTCGTCACCGTGGTGGTGACCCTGCTGTCCGGGTTGCTCGGCTCGACCGAGAGCGAACCGTCGGTCGTGGTGTCCTGGATCAAGATCGTCCTCGGCGCGCTGCTCGTGCTGCTCGCGTTCGAGCAATGGCAGTCCCGGTCGGACACCTCGGTGCCCGGCTGGATGCAGGCGATCGACACTCTCACCGTCGTCAAGGCGGCCGGGCTCGGCGCGCTGCTCTCGGCGGTGAATCCGAAGAACCTGCTGCTGTGCGTGTCGGCGGGCCTCGCCATCGGCGCGGGCGGACTCACCGCGGGCGGTGACATCGTCGCGATCGTGGTGTTCACCCTGCTGGCCTCGACCACCGTGCTCGCGGTCGTCATCGGCTACGCGGTGGCCGCCGACCGACTCGGCCCGACCCTCGACAGCGCCCGGCAGTGGCTGCAGGCCAACAACCACGCGGTGATGGCGATCGTGCTGCTGGTGATGGGCGCAGTGGTGATCGGCAAGGGCGTCGGCGGGATCTGA
- a CDS encoding SulP family inorganic anion transporter: MKSLPVFESLRGYQRSWIRPDVIAGLTVWAVLVPEALAYASIAGVPPVVGLYAAVPALVLYALAGSSRHLVVGPMSATAALSAAIIAPLAGADGGHYIALSAALAIATGFIGLLAGLARLGFIASFISEPVLKGFIVGLALTIIIGQVPKLFGVPKHEGNFFEQAWGVLRELGDTHWRTLLIGVFSLAVVLGLKRWLPLVPGSLLAVSLGIVAVALFDLDDKGVAIVGHIDAGLPALGIPDGLALRDYLDLLGPAVGVLFIGFAEGLGAAKTYAARAGYSIDANRELLGLGAANLGSGLSSGMVVNGSLSKTAVNGAAGAKTQVSGLVVAVLTILTLLLLTGLFEKLPEATLAAVVIAAVIELVDIDALRRLYRVWTRLLASIYGHAARADFLAAMAAMFGVLLFDTLPGLLIGVGVSILLLVYRGSQPHIAEVAKSGGVWLDTARHPDLRTRPDLVVVRVEAGMFFVNADYVKERIQHLCTDDTRLVVLDAETSPGLDVTAAAMLLDLRNALAHRRIDFRIARPVAQFDDALDSAEGADAPIGVYPTVAAAAADLPETPPTR; encoded by the coding sequence GTGAAGTCATTGCCGGTGTTCGAATCGCTGCGCGGGTACCAGCGCTCCTGGATCCGGCCCGACGTGATCGCGGGTCTGACCGTGTGGGCGGTGCTGGTCCCGGAGGCGCTGGCCTACGCCTCGATCGCCGGGGTGCCACCGGTGGTCGGCCTCTACGCGGCAGTGCCCGCACTGGTCCTGTATGCCCTGGCAGGCAGTTCGCGGCACCTGGTCGTCGGCCCGATGTCGGCGACCGCCGCGCTCTCGGCCGCGATCATCGCACCGCTGGCCGGCGCCGACGGCGGCCACTACATCGCGCTGTCGGCCGCGCTGGCCATCGCCACCGGCTTCATCGGCCTGCTGGCCGGGCTGGCCCGGCTCGGCTTCATCGCCTCGTTCATCTCCGAGCCGGTGCTCAAGGGCTTCATCGTCGGCCTGGCCCTGACGATCATCATCGGCCAGGTCCCCAAGCTGTTCGGCGTGCCCAAGCACGAGGGCAACTTCTTCGAACAGGCCTGGGGAGTGCTGCGCGAGCTCGGTGACACGCACTGGCGCACCCTGCTGATCGGCGTGTTCAGCCTCGCCGTGGTGCTCGGGCTGAAACGCTGGCTTCCGCTCGTCCCCGGCTCGCTGTTGGCGGTGTCGCTCGGGATCGTCGCGGTGGCGCTGTTCGACCTCGACGACAAGGGCGTGGCGATCGTCGGCCACATCGACGCCGGCCTGCCCGCGCTGGGAATACCCGACGGGCTCGCGCTGCGCGACTACCTCGACCTGCTCGGTCCCGCCGTCGGTGTGCTGTTCATCGGTTTCGCCGAGGGCCTCGGCGCGGCGAAGACCTACGCCGCCAGGGCCGGGTACTCGATCGACGCCAACCGGGAACTGCTCGGTCTCGGCGCGGCCAACCTCGGGTCGGGCCTGAGCTCGGGGATGGTGGTCAACGGCAGCCTGTCCAAGACCGCCGTCAATGGTGCGGCAGGCGCGAAAACCCAGGTCAGTGGCCTCGTTGTCGCGGTGTTGACCATCCTCACGCTGCTGTTGCTGACCGGCCTGTTCGAGAAACTGCCCGAGGCCACCCTGGCCGCGGTGGTGATCGCCGCGGTCATCGAACTCGTCGACATCGACGCGCTGCGCCGCCTCTACCGGGTGTGGACGCGCCTGCTGGCCAGCATCTACGGCCATGCCGCGCGTGCCGACTTCCTCGCCGCGATGGCCGCCATGTTCGGTGTGCTGCTGTTCGACACCCTGCCCGGCCTGCTGATCGGCGTGGGCGTCTCGATCCTGCTGCTGGTCTACCGCGGCTCCCAGCCGCACATCGCCGAGGTCGCGAAATCCGGCGGCGTCTGGCTGGACACCGCCCGGCACCCCGACCTGCGCACGCGCCCCGACCTCGTGGTGGTCCGGGTGGAGGCCGGCATGTTCTTCGTCAATGCCGACTACGTGAAGGAACGGATCCAGCACCTGTGCACCGATGACACCCGCCTGGTCGTCCTCGATGCCGAGACCTCGCCCGGCCTCGACGTCACCGCCGCGGCGATGCTGCTCGACCTGCGCAACGCACTGGCACACCGGCGCATCGACTTCCGTATCGCCCGTCCGGTAGCCCAGTTCGACGACGCGCTCGACTCGGCCGAAGGCGCCGACGCCCCCATCGGGGTCTACCCGACCGTCGCCGCGGCCGCCGCCGACCTCCCCGAAACCCCGCCGACCCGCTGA
- a CDS encoding pyridoxamine 5'-phosphate oxidase family protein, translating to MGVKQRAAVQMSPTEIAEFLDRSRVLTLATLDAQGKPHLTAMWFGHVDGVIYFETKAKSQKAVNLRRDPTLTCMAEAGDTYDQLRGVSIEGTAHLIEDAADDEYWTAAISVFERYVAPYTPESRPLVEAMMNNRIVVRVEPSRTRSWDHRKLGLPAIPLGGSTADVQP from the coding sequence GTGGGAGTGAAGCAGCGGGCCGCGGTCCAGATGAGCCCGACCGAGATCGCGGAGTTCCTCGATCGCAGCCGGGTACTCACGCTGGCCACCCTCGACGCACAGGGCAAGCCGCACCTGACCGCGATGTGGTTCGGCCACGTCGACGGGGTGATCTATTTCGAGACCAAGGCGAAGTCGCAGAAGGCCGTCAACCTGCGCCGCGATCCCACCCTGACCTGCATGGCAGAAGCGGGCGATACCTACGACCAGCTGCGCGGAGTCTCGATCGAGGGCACCGCGCACCTGATCGAGGACGCCGCCGACGACGAGTACTGGACTGCGGCGATCTCGGTCTTCGAGCGCTACGTCGCGCCCTACACGCCCGAGTCGAGGCCGCTGGTCGAGGCCATGATGAACAATCGCATCGTCGTCCGGGTCGAGCCGAGCAGGACCCGCTCCTGGGACCACCGCAAACTCGGCCTGCCCGCCATCCCGCTGGGCGGCAGCACCGCGGACGTCCAGCCCTGA
- a CDS encoding MerR family transcriptional regulator has product MEKLQSQVGRTVAVARASGYSAQQIRDLERDGVLPRADRTDGGHRVYRQIHLRSALAYRALATGAGPVEAKRILRAVHAGEHGRALALLDAVHAGLHTERVDLELAIAAAAAISTEPILDVRESDAMSIAELAAALGLPTSTLRHWDATDLVTPNRTPTGARHYSPEQVRDARIVHQLRRAGYRIPQLRAVLPQLRRADRAADLHTALSARDIAITARSLALLEAAAALTDLIRQDTPATP; this is encoded by the coding sequence GTGGAGAAACTACAGTCGCAGGTCGGGCGCACCGTCGCGGTGGCGCGGGCGTCCGGGTACTCCGCGCAGCAGATCCGCGACCTCGAGCGCGACGGCGTGCTGCCGCGAGCGGACCGTACCGACGGCGGTCATCGGGTCTACCGGCAGATCCATCTGCGGTCCGCGCTGGCCTATCGGGCGCTCGCGACGGGTGCGGGTCCGGTCGAGGCCAAGCGGATTCTGCGCGCGGTCCACGCCGGGGAGCATGGGCGAGCGCTCGCCCTGCTGGACGCGGTGCACGCCGGGCTGCACACCGAACGCGTCGACCTCGAGCTGGCCATCGCGGCCGCCGCGGCCATCTCCACCGAGCCGATCCTCGATGTCCGCGAGTCCGACGCGATGAGCATCGCCGAACTCGCCGCCGCGCTCGGCCTCCCCACTTCGACGCTCCGGCATTGGGACGCGACAGATTTGGTGACACCGAACCGCACGCCGACAGGTGCGCGCCACTACTCCCCCGAACAGGTACGCGACGCCAGGATCGTCCACCAGCTGCGACGAGCCGGCTACCGGATCCCGCAGCTGCGCGCAGTACTGCCGCAGTTGCGACGAGCCGATCGAGCCGCGGATCTGCACACGGCGCTGTCCGCCAGAGATATCGCGATCACCGCCCGATCGCTCGCCCTGCTCGAGGCCGCGGCGGCGCTGACCGATCTGATCCGGCAGGACACACCGGCCACGCCCTGA
- a CDS encoding DUF6194 family protein, with amino-acid sequence MTTAEIIEYVSGLGGVLTLRPVEGSEWPEVSWGDTFFYYAPDGVVPTTGQPFATIVTKDYPDDRTSRLDRPDTFRVNIAAGKAAFTEWTGRGPADVDASVIDTVIAHPVYGTAGWLAVVNPGERTDATVRELLRTAYDRARTRLERRNR; translated from the coding sequence ATGACGACAGCGGAGATCATCGAATACGTGTCCGGCCTCGGCGGCGTCCTGACGCTGCGCCCGGTCGAGGGCAGCGAATGGCCGGAGGTCAGCTGGGGCGACACCTTCTTCTACTACGCCCCCGACGGCGTCGTCCCGACCACGGGCCAACCCTTCGCCACCATCGTGACCAAGGATTATCCCGACGACCGAACCTCGCGCCTGGACCGCCCTGACACGTTCCGGGTCAACATCGCCGCGGGCAAAGCCGCGTTCACGGAGTGGACCGGCCGCGGCCCCGCCGATGTCGACGCGAGCGTCATCGACACGGTCATCGCCCACCCGGTCTACGGGACCGCGGGCTGGCTGGCCGTCGTGAATCCCGGCGAGCGCACCGATGCCACGGTCCGCGAACTGCTGCGCACCGCCTACGACCGGGCCCGCACCCGCCTCGAGCGGCGCAACCGGTAG
- a CDS encoding alpha/beta hydrolase, with protein sequence MTVPKRRPPIAVAVAALLTLAACTASSPDEPATAAPTAELARFYEQTPDFGPCAGYAMTSSETEVLTSDDTFECARIDVPLDYDAPDDQTVRIALLRVPARGENPIGSLVLNTGGPGGSGLMGAATAATGLAESRITERFDLVGFDPRGVGASIPAVDCFTDAELDTGTVPTSTVGTAGSVTEADTTELFEGCAERTGGARVLEHLGTRDAARDMDLVRAVMGDEQLSYLGQSYGTRLGAVYAETFPDRVRAMVLDGAIDPEQGTFERRVYAYGGFQRSFEQLAAYCAEQPDCPLGPDPARATQVLQETLRPLLNQPVPAKDGFELTFDAATAGIISGLYSAQAWPAIIAGIAEVQAGRGDTLVAIGNLFAGRAPDGRWSNFGEAVFAINCMDEQRFTPEQTAELRNAVVEAAPFLDPGTDLSLGARDTCEAWPTPPTLTIPYAQHIEDLPPTLIVSITGDPSTPYEGGSTLAEALGGTMLTVEGEQHTIVMAGTSPCVDDIAATYLIDLHTPPADATCTLPST encoded by the coding sequence ATGACAGTCCCGAAACGCCGCCCACCGATCGCGGTCGCGGTCGCAGCGCTGCTGACGCTTGCCGCCTGCACGGCATCGAGCCCAGACGAGCCGGCGACCGCGGCGCCGACAGCCGAGCTCGCGCGGTTCTACGAGCAGACTCCCGACTTCGGGCCGTGCGCCGGCTACGCCATGACCTCGTCCGAGACCGAGGTGCTGACCAGCGACGACACCTTCGAGTGTGCTCGGATCGACGTGCCGCTGGACTATGACGCGCCCGACGACCAGACCGTGCGGATCGCGCTGCTTCGGGTGCCCGCGCGCGGGGAGAACCCGATCGGCTCGCTCGTCCTCAACACGGGCGGTCCCGGCGGCTCGGGGCTGATGGGCGCGGCGACGGCTGCCACCGGGCTGGCGGAGAGCAGGATCACCGAGCGCTTCGACCTGGTCGGTTTCGACCCGCGTGGGGTCGGCGCGTCAATTCCCGCCGTCGATTGCTTCACCGATGCCGAGCTGGATACCGGGACGGTGCCGACCTCGACCGTCGGCACCGCGGGGTCGGTCACCGAGGCGGACACGACCGAACTCTTCGAGGGGTGCGCCGAGCGAACCGGCGGTGCGCGCGTGCTCGAACACCTGGGCACCCGCGACGCGGCCCGGGACATGGACCTCGTGCGCGCGGTCATGGGCGACGAGCAGCTCAGCTACCTCGGCCAGAGTTACGGCACCCGGCTCGGCGCCGTCTACGCCGAGACCTTCCCGGACCGGGTGCGCGCCATGGTGCTCGACGGCGCGATCGACCCGGAGCAGGGGACCTTCGAGCGCAGGGTCTACGCCTACGGCGGCTTCCAGCGGTCGTTCGAGCAACTCGCCGCCTACTGCGCCGAGCAACCCGACTGCCCGCTCGGGCCCGACCCCGCCCGCGCGACGCAGGTGCTGCAGGAGACCTTGCGGCCCTTGCTGAACCAGCCGGTTCCCGCGAAGGACGGCTTCGAGCTGACCTTCGACGCGGCCACCGCCGGAATCATCTCGGGGCTGTACTCCGCACAGGCCTGGCCCGCGATCATCGCCGGCATCGCCGAGGTGCAGGCGGGACGCGGCGACACCCTCGTCGCGATCGGCAATCTCTTCGCGGGCCGCGCACCCGACGGCCGGTGGTCCAACTTCGGCGAGGCGGTCTTCGCCATCAACTGCATGGACGAGCAGCGGTTCACCCCCGAGCAGACGGCTGAACTGCGCAACGCGGTCGTCGAGGCGGCGCCCTTCCTCGATCCCGGCACCGACCTGAGCCTCGGCGCCCGCGACACCTGCGAAGCGTGGCCCACGCCCCCGACCCTGACCATCCCCTACGCCCAGCACATCGAGGACCTACCGCCCACCTTGATCGTCTCCATCACCGGCGACCCGAGCACTCCCTACGAGGGCGGCAGCACCCTGGCCGAGGCACTCGGCGGCACCATGCTGACCGTCGAAGGCGAGCAACACACCATCGTGATGGCCGGAACCAGCCCCTGCGTGGACGACATCGCCGCCACCTACCTCATCGACCTCCACACCCCACCCGCCGACGCCACCTGCACCCTCCCCAGTACCTGA
- a CDS encoding GOLPH3/VPS74 family protein, producing the protein MTNKIRPGEDLLIVDDLMPLLMDDDGASIQGAGTLHYTLGGAVLTELALLGRVETDDSGIVNGPKVFPVGNGPLPDPLLQSAFNTVSEKTQRVQPLLLALGGGLWRVVRDRLVDRGLLRREDRRTLGVFRSTRWPAADEQHEAQLRARVSVGCSRTARHPTPAPPRIEGAR; encoded by the coding sequence ATGACGAACAAGATTCGGCCCGGCGAGGATCTGCTGATCGTCGATGACCTCATGCCGCTGCTGATGGACGATGACGGCGCGTCCATCCAGGGTGCGGGCACCCTGCACTACACGCTCGGGGGCGCGGTGCTGACCGAGCTCGCGCTGCTCGGCCGGGTGGAGACCGATGACAGCGGGATAGTTAACGGGCCCAAGGTATTTCCGGTTGGGAATGGCCCGCTGCCCGACCCGCTGTTGCAGTCGGCGTTCAACACCGTGTCCGAGAAGACCCAACGGGTGCAGCCGCTGTTGCTCGCGCTCGGTGGCGGTCTGTGGCGGGTGGTGCGCGACCGGCTGGTCGACCGTGGACTGCTGCGCCGGGAGGACCGGCGCACGCTCGGGGTCTTCCGCAGCACGCGCTGGCCCGCCGCCGACGAGCAGCACGAGGCGCAGCTGCGCGCGCGCGTATCCGTCGGGTGCTCGAGGACGGCGAGGCACCCGACCCCCGCACCGCCCCGAATCGAAGGAGCACGATGA